A portion of the Phycodurus eques isolate BA_2022a chromosome 3, UOR_Pequ_1.1, whole genome shotgun sequence genome contains these proteins:
- the lzts3b gene encoding leucine zipper putative tumor suppressor 3, whose amino-acid sequence MGSVGSGVAGEQEFAMKSVGTRTTLPRAPPLSRRCPGDRSCSAERLPRPAATISDGTASSDERGSVSISTGTCTDRPTETASTTNTECTMAAANNNSQLECGNAAIRREWERERQRERGRDRDRDRDWDRERLDRERERERNRERERERVERERLERERERERERARERERERIEREKIERERERERERERERERERLEGERLEREMQAAGLDVCGNVVGRGANEKNGVGVNQHQHREMVAARTDAENNQAGHNPPKIMAVSGKLEQAMQRDSGLVRPSAFKPVVPKSFHSMQNLVGQAGGAGSEGKSETRGEGFGEGRGGRRGRDGGGGESGEVPEALLLDQESPVRVSRGEGVGNPNEVVQGGMSDSGRNSLTSLPTYTASGSGCGPPAVLGPLSASTSHINRLGMVGAAAGLDKLEKPGYQNGLCASDSGRSSSGKSSSSYQRLSHMSDAPGPLRPSPSSDDIIQDLEDRLWEKEQEVQHMRRNLDQSEAAIIQVFEEKQRVWERQMDELRQNYATRLQQVTRRAQRSQTALQAQITRLSQDKRRLQEEMAALLAQREELERKCLDYRKEQADILPRLEETKWEVCQKAGEISLLKQQLRESQAEVTQRAGEMVALRGQLKELNAQLREQEEAMLGLKESYSTKGLELEKCEADLRRTLSEVSILREKLGVFEVEVLSLKRALNEVSRGAEVVMSPNLAAAGLLPPWGMVHCPRTPGDPSTNSLLPTADTLLSLQSDEAKAQRQEAQRQREEAQWQQQQRQDAHMQQDMQMRQDAHLRHEAQLRHEAQLRHEAQLCQEAQQRQQDAHWDEAGELRRQLEQLQAALRLERQQRERQALNFDQERHTWQDEKERVLKYQAQLQLSYVETLQKNQALEKRMSQLGNKPSTACTVPTTTVTNSSPSSSSSSPPPQSLSALSPQPPPSIPGPITLTLSPPCEDQKGPPSLHQLAPPWAGPSRLERIESTEI is encoded by the exons ATGGGCAGTGTTGGCAGTGGGGTGGCAGGCGAGCAGGAATTTGCAATGAAGTCCGTTGGCACGAGGACCACGCTGCCCCGCGCCCCTCCTCTCTCACGGCGTTGCCCTGGTGACCGCAGCTGCAGCGCAGAGCGTCTGCCCCGACCCGCCGCCACTATATCCGACGGGACGGCCTCTAGCGACGAGCGAGGGAGCGTTAGTATCAGCACCGGGACCTGTACCGACCGGCCGACCGAAACGGCCTCCACCACCAACACGGAATGTACCATGGCGGCGGCCAACAACAACAGCCAGCTGGAGTGCGGCAACGCGGCTATCAGGAGGGAGTGGGAAAGGGAGAGGCAACGTGAACGGGGGAGAGACAGGGACCGGGACCGAGACTGGGACCGGGAGAGGTTGGATAGGGAGCGAGAGCGTGAGAGGAACAGGGAGAGAGAGCGGGAACGGGTGGAGAGGGAGAGGCTGGAACGAGAGCGGGAGAGAGAACGGGAGAGAGCccgggagagggagagggagaggatCGAGAGGGAGAAGATCGAAAGGGAGCGGGAGCGAGAAcgggaaagagagagggagagggaacGGGAGAGGCTGGAGGGGGAACGACTGGAGAGAGAGATGCAGGCCGCCGGTCTGGACGTGTGCGGGAACGTCGTGGGCCGAGGCGCCAACGAGAAGAACGGTGTTGGGGTGAACCAGCATCAACACAGAGAGATGGTAGCCGCCAGAACCGACGCTGAGAACAACCAAGCGGGACACAACCCACCCAAAATCATGGCGGTGTCAGGAAAACTGGAGCAG GCAATGCAGAGAGACTCCGGCCTCGTTCGTCCGTCCGCCTTCAAACCGGTGGTTCCGAAGAGTTTCCACTCCATGCAGAACCTGGTGGGCCAGGCGGGCGGGGCTGGGAGCGAGGGCAAGAGCGAGACGAGGGGCGAAGGCTTCGGTGAGGGAAGAGGCGGCAGGAGAGGCAGGGATGGTGGAGGGGGAGAGTCGGGAGAGGTGCCGGAGGCCCTCCTCCTGGACCAGGAAAGCCCGGTGAGGGTCAGCAGAGGTGAGGGTGTGGGAAATCCCAATGAGGTGGTTCAGGGGGGTATGTCCGACTCTGGCAGGAACTCTCTGACCAGCCTGCCCACCTACACGGCTTCGGGCTCTGGCTGTGGACCCCCGGCTGTATTGGGGCCGCTGAGTGCTTCCACAAGCCACATCAACAGGTTGGGCATGGTTGGGGCGGCAGCGGGCTTGGACAAGTTAGAAAAGCCTGGCTACCAG AACGGGCTTTGTGCGTCAGACAGCGGTCGATCTTCGTCGGGGAAGAGCTCCTCGTCCTATCAGAGGCTGAGTCACATGAGTGATGCACCGGGACCATTACGCCCCTCCCCTTCCTCGGATGACATCATCCAGGACCTGGAGGACCGCTTGTGGGAGAAAGAGCAAGAG GTGCAGCACATGCGCCGCAACTTGGACCAAAGTGAAGCCGCCATCATTCAGGTGTTTGAGGAGAAGCAGCGCGTGTGGGAGCGACAGATGGATGAGTTGAGACAGAACTATGCCACGCGCCTGCAGCAG GTTACGCGGCGTGCACAGCGTTCGCAGACCGCCCTGCAGGCCCAGATAACCCGTTTGTCCCAAGACAAGAGGAGGCTCCAGGAGGAGATGGCTGCCCTGCTTGCCCAGCGAGAGGAGCTGGAGCGAAAGTGTCTGGATTACAGGAAGGAGCAGGCTGACATATTACCACGTCTGGAGGAGACCAAGTGGGAG GTGTGTCAGAAGGCCGGCGAGATCTCCCTGCTGAAGCAGCAGCTGAGGGAAAGCCAGGCAGAGGTAACGCAGCGGGCGGGGGAGATGGTGGCTCTGAGGGGCCAGCTCAAAGAGCTCAATGCCCAGCTGAGGGAGCAGGAGGAGGCCATGCTCGGACTGAAGGAGTCCTACAGCACCAAAGGTCTGGAGCTGGAGAAGTGCGAGGCGGACCTGAGGAGGACTCTGTCGGAG GTGTCCATCCTTCGAGAGAAGCTGGGTGTTTTCGAGGTAGAGGTGCTGAGTCTAAAACGAGCTCTGAATGAAGTCAGCAGAGGAGCCGAGGTTGTCATGAGCCCAAACTTAGCTGCTGCGGGCCTGTTGCCACCCTGGGGAATGGTCCACTGTCCGCGAACGCCCGGCGATCCGTCAACCAACTCCCTCCTCCCTACGGCCGACACGCTGCTGAGTCTTCAGAGTGACGAAGCCAAAGCCCAGAGGCAGGAGGCTCAGCGGCAACGCGAGGAAGCGCAGTGGCAACAGCAGCAGCGTCAGGATGCCCACATGCAGCAGGACATGCAGATGCGGCAGGACGCTCACCTCCGCCACGAAGCCCAACTCCGCCACGAGGCCCAGCTGCGCCACGAGGCCCAGCTCTGTCAGGAGGCCCAGCAGCGGCAGCAGGACGCTCACTGGGACGAGGCTGGCGAGCTGCGCAGACAGCTGGAGCAGCTGCAGGCCGCCCTGCGCCTCGAGCGGCAGCAACGCGAGCGCCAGGCCCTCAACTTCGACCAGGAGCGACACACCTGGCAGGACGAGAAGGAGCGGGTGTTGAAATACCAGGCCCAGTTGCAGCTGAGCTACGTAGAGACCCTGCAGAAGAACCAGGCTTTGGAGAAACGGATGAGCCAGCTGGGAAACAAACCCAGCACCGCATGCACCGTCCCCACCACCACTGTCACCAACAGCTCCCCTTCCTCTTCATCCAGTTCTCCACCTCCACAATCCCTCTCAGCTCTCTCTCCTCAGCCACCACCATCTATCCCCGGTCCCATCACCCTCACCCTTTCCCCGCCTTGCGAAGACCAAAAGGGTCCGCCATCTCTCCACCAGCTTGCCCCTCCTTGGGCAGGACCCTCCCGCCTGGAGAGGATAGAGTCCACTGAAATTTAA